The genomic window GCCATGCCACGGTTTCTACAGAGCAATAATGACCCCTTTGCGGCTGCTAGCCCCTGCCGTATTGAAGTGCCTGTTTATTTACCGCGCCAAGCTGGGCCTGCCGAGCCCCAATCGTCGCTCCACAACTCTGGTCGAATGTGAGCCAGCGCGGCTGCAAATCACTTATCTAGGTTGCATTGCATCAGCGTTTGTCAGCAGGCAGACCGCTTGGCACGGACCTTGCATGAGGTGTGCCCAGCGACTGCCGAGCGGAAATCATGGCAAAATGTGCGGGCGAGCTAGTGACGACCCTTTCCTCTGGCCAGGCAATCTTATTACGAATGGAACGTATCATGATCATCAAGCGAAAGGCCTGTCTTCTTTGTGGGGGCCTGCTAGCGATTACTGGTGCGCTGAGCGCCGGTTGCAAGGACCAGCGGATCGATCATGCCCCGGCGCCCAAGCACGAGCTAAAAGTTGATGCGCCCGGCGTGAACTTGCAAGTAGATACTCCGGCGGCAGCGCCGGCCGTCCCGCGCGCGGCGAACGAGGTCGACGTCGACGTAGGGCCCGGTGGCGTGCAAGTGGGCGTCGACGGACAACCGCTTCGCGAACGAATTCGCGAGCGGCGTGAGGAGGCGCAAGAGGCGACGCCTTAACCTCGTTGCTTTTCGGCACGATTTAGGACCTCGGTCGGGTTGATCCAAATGGGCGCAAATTTGACGACTACAAGATTCCATGCCTCCGGAATCCCACCCCTAGCCTTGCATGGTGATTCTGCGACGAACGCCTAAATGGGAAGGACTCAACATATGCCCCAAGACTTTATCGTCGAAGATTGCAGCTTGGTACGATGCGCGACAGGGCGAGCCTGCCTGAACCTGCGCGAGCTGTTGGATGCCATGCGGTCGGCCAGCCCTATCGTACTGGAACACCATTTGATGCGCTGTGCCTTAGAGGACCACTTCGAACTTTACGAGTTTCCAAACGATCTGGCACGGTGGTGTTGGGATGCTCTGGGCGATCGTGAATTGGCCGAAGAACTGGCCTTGATGAATCCCTATGCGTTCACCAGTGTCGAAGGGGCGCGCTCCGAATTGATCGACGTACTGGAAAACCACCTGTGGGCCCTGGAACGAGTCCCTTGGTGCCGGCCGGGTTTGGAGTTGCACCTGGTGGAATCACGATTAGTGGCCTTCGACACCGGCGAGCGTTTCGCCACTTTGGCCGGTGTGGTGGAGGCATTGCCTCGCATGTCGCGACGCTCGCTCTTCTATCACATGCACGAGGCGTATCGCCGCAACAACGTCGACGATTTTTCGGCTTGGCTTGAGGATATCGAGGCACCCATCGAGCTCATTCAGCGGATCCGCAAGATCGATTTCTACTTTCTCAATCTGAATCAGCTGCGCGAGCAACTTATCGAGACAATGTGTGCCTTTTTGGCTGAACCCCATATTGTTCTCGGAGGTGCGGCATGAGCCTGTTGAACCGCTACGAAGAGGTTGTCGGCCGGCCCGAGATCGAACGGCTGCGGCACTTGGCCACACGCTTGGGAGGCAAGAAGATCATCCATGTGAACTCGACCCGGCAGGGGGGCGGCGTCGCTGAGATTCTCGGCTGGATGATCCCGCTCATGAACGAGCTGGGTATCGACGCCCACTGGGAGGTCATTCAAGGAAACGCCGATTTCTATCGCGTCACAAAGTCATTTCACAATGGATTGCAAGGCCTGCCTGTCAATCTGCGACCGGCAGACTTCAAGCTGCACCTGGATCTGAACGAAGCCAACGCACGGCGATTAGATTTGGAAGCCGATGTCGTATTCATACACGATCCGCAGCCGATGTTCCTACCGCGCTTCAGCACGCCTGGTAAAGTCGGCCGTTGGGTGTGGCGTTGCCATATCGACGCTTCTCGTCCCAATCGCGCTGTCTGGAAACACCTGGCGGCCGGCATCGCGGATTATGAAGCGACCATCTTTTCCATGGCCTCGTTTACTCGGCCATTGAATCGACCCATGTTCCTTATTCCCCCCTCGATTGATCCGTTGGCGGTGAAGAACTCGCCGCTGGACGATGTGGAGAGGATCGCGATTCTGGAACGCCTGGGAATCGATCCCGAGCGTCCCATGCTGTTGCAGGTGTCGCGCTTCGATCGCTTCAAGGATCCGCTGGGTGTTGTCGAAGCGTTTCGTCTCGTAAAGCCTGCGCACCCCGAGCTGCAATTAGTTCTGGTCGGCGGCCCTGCCGACGACGATCCCGAAGGGGCCGAAGTCTTGAACGAAGTTCTGGAGCGCGCCGGCGACGATCCTGATCTGCACGTGCTTTTGCTCCCGTCGGACTCGCATCGCGAGATCAATGCGCTGCAGCGTTCGGCCGTGGTCGTCTTGCAAAAGTCGCTCAAAGAAGGATTTGGACTGACGGTGACCGAGGCCTTATGGAAGGGCAAGCCGGTGATCGGCGGCGCCTCGGGTGGTATCGCCTTGCAGGTACACGACTATCAGACTGGTTTCCTCGTCCATTCGCCCGCCGGCGCCGCTTATCGCATCCGCTACCTGCTCCGCTATAACGACAAGCGAGCGCGGATGGGGGCCACCGGACACGAATTTGTGCGCGAGAATTTTCTGCTCACCAGGCATCTGCGCGATTACTTTTCGATGCTGCTGTGGCTAGATCACCCAGGTACAGATGTACTGGCGGCTTGACCTGCCGTACTACCTACAAGGCCGTCGTCCTGCTCGTGCGGAAGCGCCGATACTGGCGTCATCCCCGCACGAGGACGGCGAGCGGAAATTGGCCCAGCAACTCGGCTAAGCTAGCGCGGGAATCTAATCCGTGTTCGGCGCTGGTAAGCACATTCACGAACGTACCGCTCATCTTGCAGGGCAATTCAATGTGCGTGTCCGCCCATACCTCCTCGCCACAGGGGAGCAAGCTGGCGCCGGGGGCGTCGAGGTCGAGTTGCACAAGGCGAGCTACCAAGCGAGGTACGACGACCAAAACGGCCGGCTGCGCCGCGGCATCTTTGGTATTTGCCACGCGCGCAAATGCCACGACGTGCTCCGCCTTAATACCGTGCGTGGCCAACGGCATGTAGACCGCATTGCTGAAAAACGGATCCAAACGCCGCCGCAGCTCCAACAGGCGCCACGTCACGTAAAGCTTGGTTCGCGGGTCCGAGAGGTTTTGAGTTAAATCGTGAACTAATCTCTGGCAACTCGCGCTGTCGCCGTCCACCGCCTGCGAGACTTTCGCCAACAGTTGTTCATGTGCGCGGAAATCGACCGGCTGCCGATTGTCAGGATCGACAAGGCGGAAGGCCCATGTCTCCTGCCCTTGGTAGATATCAGGAAACCCGGGACAAGTGAGCTTGAGCACCAGTTCGGCCAGACCGTTGACCAGGCCTAAAGTCGCGAGCGGCAGCTGCCATTTGCGCAAGTCGGCCAAAAACCGATTCTCGCGCCGATCGTCCAGAACTTTCGACACAAAATCTTGGACGGCGCGGTCGTACGCCTCGTTTGGATTGATCCAACTGGTTCGCTGCTTGGCTTCGTGCACCGCCTTATCCATGTACCGACCCATTCGTTCAGTCAGGGTCGCCTCGGTCAGGGTCGGGCCGTTATCGTGCTCGCCATTATCGAGAGGAAAGATCCCCAGCAGACTCTGGTAGAACAGATACTCGTCGTTGCGGCTGGGCGCGGTAAGCCCATCGACTTCTACATGGCGGCGCCGATTCAATCGCAGCCAACGTTGCACGGCAGTGCGCCATGGTCGCGGCAGTTCCGCCAGCAGATGAAGCCGAGCACGCACATCCTCGCTGCGTTTGGTGTCGTGCGTGCTAGAGGCTAGCATCGCCTGAGGAAAAGTGCTCGCGCGCTCTTTATTCCAAGCGTGGAACGCACTGGGTGCCACGCTCGGCGCTTCGGGACCGTTGCCCACCTCGTTCACCGACAGCAAGGGACAATAAACGTAGAACGTCGTATCCTCGACCCCCTTGGCCATGACCGGGCTGGTCACCTGTTGAAATCTCCCGGCAAACAACTCGCGCTGATGGATCGCGGCCTCGCTCAGTCCCGGCGGATGGACCAGCAATAGTACATCACGAACAAAATCAAACACGCCGGGGTCCGTCGCCGGGCTCCGCCGCTTGGCAAGGGCCACTGCCTGCGCCACGAAATGCCGATCGCGCTGCGAGACGCCCGCCGGCCCTGGGTAGATTCGATAGACCGGGAAACAGACCAGAATCTCGCGTAACGCGTAGCGAAGCATATTGAGCGTGAAATCACGCGTGCGGCGATGCTGTTCCGAAATCCTGTTCAGATGATGGGCCAGCATTTGCAACTCGCCCGACATCGCCACCCGCAAGATCAACGACTTGCTGTCGTAGGCCACTTCGGCAAACGTCGCCGTCTCGCCGACCAGGCGAGCGTAGTCCCGCTTCAACTGCCGCCAACCATCGTCGGGCAAGAACAAGCCATCACACATTTGCTGGAAGTCATAACCCGTCGTACCGGCCACGGGCCACGACTCGGGCAGCGGCTCGTGCGGCCCGAGGATCTTTTCGACCAGGACAAAGAGGGGAATGTTATGCATCCCAGCGGCCGCCGTCGGCACGGCTTGCGCCGCATTCTCGGTACCCTCACCGGCTGCCGCGGCATGGACGTCACGGCCGAGAATGGCACGCCAATCGTCCGGTCCCGGTCGCGGCAGCCCCAGACGGTCGCACAGCGCGATGATAGTTCGCGGCGCCAGCTCCGTATCATCTGCGGCGTCGGGCGAGGAATCCCCCATCGCGTCAGGCACATGGTTCCCGTCGGCCGACGAAACAGTCGCTGGTTGTGATTCTGCGGCGACTCTCTTTGCACCTGTAACCGATGTGGTTTCCTTTAGCGCCCGCGCGACTAACTCTGCCAAATAGCCCCACTGCAGGCGCCACAAATATTGCTCGGGTGCAAACAACCCGTCGATATGGTCCACACGCAGGCCGGCCACCGCCGTTTCGCCCAACAAACGCAAAATCAATCGATGCGTATCATAGAAGACGTCGGGGTCCTCCACGCATAGCGCCGTTAGCTCGTTGATATCGAAGAAACGGCGATAATTCACCTCGTCGCCCGCGGCTTTCCAGTGGCACAGCCGGAAGACCTGCGCCGCCAGCAAGCCGTCGAGCTCGTCGAAGCTGGCGGGATCACCGAGGGTGCCGTTGATCGCGGCAACGTTGTCGTCGATGAAGCTCCGAATCACTTCCGAGCGCGCGGCCAAATCACGCAAACGTCGCTTTACAACCTCCTTGTCCCGCTGCCGCTCGACGACCGCCTCAGTTGTCGTCGCAGTGCGTGATGGCAAATGATCGAACGCCGTGAGAATGCTTTCATAATCGGCAAGCGCTTCGGCATCGTCCGCGAGCGCCGTGCGCAATTCGTCGAGTCGGCGTGCCAAGACCAGCGGCGCCGTCTTCGGATCGACCGGCAGCGTGCGCTCGCCCAGGCGTATCGATAGCGCGCCCTGTTGGAACTCCACGCGGATATCGCCCGCTTCGAGTGCGTCTCCGAATTGCCGTCCCAGAACCGGTAGCAATACCCGGCCGTTGAGCTCTTGTTTCACGGGTTGCCATTCCACGTCGAAGTACTTCGCGAACGGCGAACTAGGACCATTTTCGAGCACGTCATTCCACCACAGATTCGAGGAGTGCGTGCTCATGTGATTTGGCACAATGTCTAAAATCAACCGCATCCTCTGCTCGCGTACCGCGGACTGAAACACGTCCCACCCTTCTTGTCCGCCCAGTTCTGGATCGAATTCTTGCTGACTGCAGGCGTCATAGCCGTGCTCGCTTCCCGGCCGCGCGCGCCCTAGGGGCGAGGCGTACACGTGCGATATCCCAAGAGCCCTCAGGTAGGGAACCGCGGAGGCTGCTTCACGAAATCCAAAACCGTTGTGGAATTGCAATCTGTACGTGGCGCGCGGCGCCACCTTACGTCGCGCGATCTCCGCCAGGACCACGTCGACAACCGTCTGCTGCGCCCCATCGCCCTTTTTTTGTGACGTCGTCGGCGGGAGGTGATCGAGTTTCGTAACCTGGCTCGTTTCAGGCACTCCTTGGATAACACCCGCCACAGCCTGCCGCTTTGCGGTTGAAGCATCCTCGGGCCAACTGGTCGTGCGCTTGCTGCTGGGCATTTGTTTCGTGCGCCTTTCGAGGTCTGAGGCGAACCCATCCGGGGGATAACTACCTGCTACTTTTTCGATGCTTGCGCGATCGGCAACGTGAAGGCTCTTTCCGCTGGTCGTCAGACGGCCACTGCGGATTCCGTTTGATCATATGCCGATAGGCCGGCCAAAAAGTCCGCAAATCTTTTAGGCCCCCGGGCCAATGCGCGGCGCTATTGGGACCGCCGACCCGCGGCGATTGCCTGCAACGCAACACCGATGCCAATGTGGCCGCATTCCTCGTCGGTTCTATTCCGCAGGACGACAATCCAGGGATTGTGCCCGCGATTGCGGGACCTCAGACCGGCACAGCGTTTGCGTCGCTGCATTCCGACCGCAAGGATCAAGTTTCGACCGCCACCGCTGTCGGTGATCAGCCGTTCGCCATCAAACGCCGGGGACTCATGCAATGTCAAAACTGCTCGTGATCGACGACGATCGGACGGTCTTGCACATGATCAGCCAGGCCTTTCGCGACTCGCCCGTTACCGTACTTACCGCGCAAACGGCCGAGCAGGGTCTGGCACTTATTGCCGAACGGCCGGATGTGGTGCTGCTCGATATCGTCCTCCGCGAAGGGTCGGGCTTGGACCTCGTTCACCAAATTCGCCAGCTCGACGCCAAGCTGCCGGTGATCTTTATTACCGGCCGGGGCTCGAGCGACACGGCGATCGAAGCGATGAAGCTGGGGGCTTACGATTATCTGCTCAAACCGCTGCACTTGCCCAAGCTTCGCGAGTTGGTCGATCGGGCGTTGAAAATCCGCGATTTAATGCAAGTGCCGGTCGAGGTGACAACCGGTGAGTTCTGCGAACCCACCGGCGACGAATTGATCGGCCGCAGTCCACAAATGCAGGAAGTTTTCAAGGCGATCGGTCGAGTCGCGCCACAAGACGTGACGGTACTTATCCATGGCGAGAGCGGCACCGGCAAAGAATTGGTGGCCCGCGCCATCTATCATCATAGCCGCCGTGCTGACAAACATTTTCTGGCGGTGAATTGCGCCGCAATCCCTGAAGCATTGCTGGAAAGCGAGCTGTTCGGGCATGAAAAAGGGGCCTTCACCAGCGCCGATCAGCGGCGCATCGGCAAATTCGAGCAATGTTCCGGCGGCACGATCTTTCTCGACGAAGTCGGTGACATGGCGCCGCTCGTGCAAAGCAAAGTGCTGCGCGTCTTGCAAGAACAACGTTTCGAGCGCGTGGGCGGGGGGGAAACCATCCAGACCGACGTGCGCATCATCGCCGCCACCAATCGCGATCTGAAACAGATGGCGGCCGATGGCGAGTTCCGCGAGGACCTCTACTATCGGCTGAATGGCTTTTCCATCAAGTTACCGGCGCTGCGCGATCGGGGCGAGGATGTGCAATTGCTGATCCATCGCTGCCTGCAACGGTTCAATAGTGAAATCGGTAAGGACGTGCGCGGGCTGACTCCGGACGCTTTGGAGTTACTTACGTCTTACCCCTGGCCCGGCAATGTGCGCGAACTCGAGGCGGTGGTCAAGCAGGCCCTTCTGCAAAGCACGGGGCCGCAGATCCTGCCCGAGTTTTTGCCTGACGTCGTGCGCTTTTCGGAAGAGAAGGGAGTGCCAGCGGCCCCGGTAAACGTTGCCAGCCCGGCCAGCGATCTGGAAGCATTTGTCGATGGCCGACTGCAGAAACGCTCGAATGATTTGTACGCCGAGGCGATCGCGATGGTTGATCGGTATGTCCTGACGCGGATTCTACAGCACACCCGCGGCAACCAATCACAAGCCGCCAAAGTGCTCGGCATCACCCGCGGTAGCTTGCGCAATAAGCTGCGCACTCTGCACAGTGCGCTGGGAACCACGGTTACGGTCGACGGCGATCTCGACGACCAATCCGCCCATGAAGCGTCGGTGGCGCGTTAATTGGCGCTATCGCAGCAGGATATGGCTGGCCCCAAAGGTTGGCACAGGAAGTGCAATAAATTGATTGCTCATGGGCGTTTCAAATGCCCATCATATCCAGCATAAAAGGAGGATCGATCATGGTTCGGAGATTCGTACTCGTATTGGCAACTGCGGCTGTACTACTGGTCGGCATGGCTCCCGAACCGACGAATGCACAGGTTGTGGTGTATCGACGTCCCTACGCGCGCGCTGCTTATCGCCGCGCCTATAGGCCTTATTATGCTCCCTATTATGGCCCGCGCGCTTATCGCGGCTATCGTTATTGGTAAGGCGTCCTCCGAACATTGACTTGTAGGTGCGCCAGGAGCGCAGCGTGCAGGCCGGTGAGCACGCCGAGTTGGGGCGCCAATCCGTTTTATTTTTTCGCGGCAAAGATGGCGATATTGCGCATTGTGTACCCACCCTACGACATTCGCTTCCCTGCCTGACCCAAGGACGCGCGGAAAGCCGAGGTGGGGACACGATGGCGCGGAGCACCAAAACAAATCGCAATGAAAGTCACCACTATTCAATGCCTCGGCATTTTCGCGCTGTTGTATGGCGTTCTCTTGTCGAACAACCTGTTTGCCACCGAGGCAAATGTCACGACGATCGCCGCCGAGGGTACATCGGCCCCTTCGGCAGTGGAAAAGGTCACCACGCCCACCAGCCCTCCGGCGGCGAAGGTGCAAGTGGCGCCGCTTGCTCATGACGATGAGATCCGCCGACGCCTGATCAAGATTCTCGATATCACCGGCCGGTATTCCCAAGTCAAAGTCGAGGTCAAGGAGGGCGTGGTCTTTCTCACCGGCCAGGTCCAGCTTGATGAACATAAGGCATGGGCCGGCGAACTGGCCCGCAATACGCAAGATGTCGTGGCGGTGATCAACGAGTTGGATGTGGCAGCCCCATCGGCCTGGAATTTTCAACCGGCAGCCACCAGCCTCGAGGAAATGCGCTACGGCGCGATACGAGCCCTGCCATTCATGGCGTGCGCTGTCGTGATTTTGCTCTTGGCTTGGGTTTCGGCCCGGGTTGTCACCCGCTGGATGCGCGTCGCCCTGACCCAGCGGATTCCGGCTGCGTTACTGCGCGAGGTGTTCGCCCGGGCGTTCGGCTTTCTGGTTTTGCTGGCCGGCATCTATCTCACGCTTCGTATCGCCAACCTCACGCACCTGGCTTTGACAATCGTAGGAGGGACTGGCCTGCTGGGTTTGGTTCTTGGCGTTGCCTTCGGCAACATTACCGAGAACTTTTTGGCCAGCATCTTCCTCAGCATGCAGCATCCGTTTCAGGTTGGCGATTTGGTCGAGGTGGCCGGCGTGGTCGGCTACGTTCAGCGCTTAACGACTCGCACGACGGTCAGCATGACACTGGACGGCAACGAAGTGCAGATCCCCAACTCTACGGTTTACAAGAGCGTGATTCGCAATTTCACGACCAGCCCGAATCGTCGTGATGATTTTACCATTAGCATTCCCCGTAACGCGTCGATCGACGACGCACAGCAACTGGCGATGGACGTGCTGGAACACCATCCCGCCGTACTGCACGACCCGGAATCTCTCGTGCTAGTCGATTCGATGACAGATACCACGGCTGTGCTGCGCGTCTATTTCTGGCTCAATGGCAAAGAGCACAGTTGGTTGAAGGTTCGTTCTTCGGTCATACGCCTTGTGCAGCAAGCCTTGCGGCCCATCGAGCAATCAGCGGTGATAGAGCCAGACGCTGCTCCGGCCGAGAAAAGTTCCATTCCGCGCCGCTCTGCGAAACGAAAGCGTCAAAGTGGCTCTGATCACTCGGCCAAGACCGAAGCTCGTTTAGCGCACAGCAGCCCAGCCGCGATCGCCAATCGCGCCGAGGGCAAACTCGGCACGGAGGCCGACCAGATCGAAGAGCAGGCCCATGAGGCGCGCCGGGACGACGGGGAGAACCTATTGAAACCGGCTCCCACCGACGCGGCTGGCGAGCCGCACGATGTCTCGTCGCCCGTGCGTGCGTGAAACGCCCGCGTTCCCCGGTTGTTCATCAATCACCGTGGGTTCTTTCCGTTCGCATCAACAGCGATTGCCGCGGAATCGCTGAAGATTCCGCAAACGGCACGCGAAGTGCAAAGCATGTAAGACGGTCGCACAGGCGATGTGCCGGCATCGTTGACGACCAGACGGACGGTGGGTCAGCACAATACCCTTCTTCATATTCGAAAGCGAATGTTATGGCCACGCTATTGCTTCTCATCCTGCTGCTGATGGTTATCGGCGCTGTTCCGGCGTGGCCCTACAACACCGGCTGGGGGTATTACCCCTCAGGTGGTCTGGGATTGGCATTGGTGATCGTCCTGCTGTTGGCTTTATTCGGCGCCATTCCTTGGAACTTCTAGCCGGAGTAATCCCCCGAGCACATCAACGTCATGCAGCCCTGTTATCACGGCGTTTTAGAGATCGCACTACTTCCGGTTGGCTCATTTGTTGGTAACACACACCTAATTTGTTGGAGACTTTGCCATGAGATTCTTGCTTTGTTTCGTCGTACTTTTCGCTGGAGTGTCTCTGGTAGGTTGCGAGAAGGAAGCCAAAGTCAAGAAGCAAGTCACTGTGACTTCGCCCGAAGGATCAACCACCAAAACTACGGAAACGACGATCGAATCGAAGGGGAAGAATCCTCCGACGGTCGACGGTCAGTCCGTTCCGAGCCCCTAATTCTTCATGGATCTGCCCTGGTGCGATGCCAACTCATCAAGGTGCCTTTGCGCGGGCACCTTGGTGGGTTGTGCGCTATGGCCCGTTTGCTTTGGTAGCCGCTATGCGACGAGGAGAAGCAGTGGGGGAGCAACTCTGTAGGATTTGTAGGAACTGAGCAATGATTCGTAAATTGGCCGCAGGAAGCTATCGCCTTTACTCGCGAAAGAAGAATCCCAAGACCGGCCGCCGACGAAACCTAGGCACCTTCACGACTCGCGCCGCGGCAGAAAAGCACGAGCGCGAAGTGCAGTACTTCAAGCGCCACTAAGCCGCATCAGATTGCATGGGTCGGAGAGTTCGCCGGCTCGGACGTAAGTCATGCACTGGGACGGAAAGCCGCCATGAAGATCGCGCAAATTGCTCCGCTCTACGAGAGTGTGCCTCCGAAACTCTACGGCGGCACCGAGCGCGTGGTCTCCTTTCTTACCGAAGAGTTAGTCCGTCAGGGACATGACGTAACGCTATTTGCTAGCGGCGATTCGATCACGGCCGCCGAATTAGTACCGGTGGGCGAAAATTCCTTGCGTCTGAACGAGAATTGTGTCGACTCGCTTGCCCATCACATCCTGCTCGTCGAGCGCGTGGCGCGCTGCGCTTCCCAGTTCGACATTTTGCACTTTCATATCGACTATTTGCACTATCCAGTCTCACGTCGCGTACCTGTTCCACAGGTAACGACGCTGCACGGTCGGCTCGATATTCCCGACCTGCCGCCGCTCTATCGCGAGTTCAAGGATATGCCCGTCGTTTCGATCTCAGACAGTCAGCGCGAGCCTTTGCCCGGTGCCAGATGGCAAGCCACGATTTACCACGGCCTGCCGACGAACTTGCTGGAGTTTCACCCCAAGCCAGATGACTATTTGGCCTTTTTGGGTCGCATCTCGCCCGAAAAAAGGGTCGATCGAGCGATCGAGATTGCCAAACGCGCACGTATGCCGCTCAAAATTGCCGCCAAGATCGACAACGTCGATAAAGACTATTTTGAAACGCAGATCAAGCCGCTGTTCGGGCAATCGCACGTCGAATTCGTCGGCGAGATCAATGACGACCGGAAGAACGATTTTTTGGGACGGGCCCGTGCGCTATTGTTTCCGATCGACTGGCCCGAGCCGTTCGGTCTGGTAATGATCGAAGCGATGGCCTGCGGAACTCCGGTCATCGCATTCCGTCGCGGGGCCGTGCCCGAGGTAATCGACGAAGGGGTCACAGGCTGCGTTTGCGATAGCGTCGACGATGCCGTCGAGCGCGTCAAGCTGATACCCAATTGGGACCGCAAGCGCTGTCGGGAACAATTCGAAGCGCGTTTTTCCATCGAGCGGGCGGCGCGCGAGTACGTTCGACTTTTCGAAAAGCTCCGGAACCCGGGAGGAGCAGATGGACGAGATCATCGAGGTCAATAATGAATTCTATATTCTCGCCACATCTTCGCGCAGTGACGACCACTCGCGTGTCCTCAAGCACGACGATGCTTTCGCAGTTTTCGATCAATACGGAGATATCCAACCCGTAGGCCTCGGAGAGGAAGGACTTTATTTCGGCGGGACGCGTTTCATCAGCCGCCTGAAGCTGACCCTCAATGGTCGGCAGCCACTGCTACTTAGTTCGACTGTCTTGGAAGACAATTCCCTGCTGACCGTGGATCTGGCTAACCCAGATCTGAAGTCTGGCGAGCAGATTGTACTTCCTCGCGAGAGCGTGCATATCTTGCGGTCATGCTTCCTATGGCGGGGTGCCTGCTATACGGCACTGCGGGCGCGCAACTATGCTTTGCACGACGTGCAAATGTCGTTGCGTGTGTCGCTGGAAGCTGATTTCGCCGATATTTTCGAGGTCCGCGGCACCAAGCGCCAGGCGCGCGGCGTGCTGCTGCCTCCGGAAGTGGGGAAGGATCGACTGACGCTCGCTTATCGCGGGCTCGACGATGTCGTTCGCCGTACAAAACTAACTTTCTCCCCCACGCCCGACCGACTGAATGCGACGGCGGTGTGGTACGACGTTCAACTCGGCGCCAACGAAGAACGCACCTACTACATCACCGCGGCCTGCCAGACGAACCACGCGCACGAAATCGCGCATTTCGACCAGGCCAGCGCCCATTCTCAGCAGGAATTTCAAGACGCGCGTCGCGACGACGCCATGATTTGGACGAGCAATGCCGTCTTCAATGCCTGGATCAAGCGCTCGGCTGCGGATCTGCACATGATGGCGACGCGAACCGACGCCGGACCCTACCCTTACGCGGGCGTCCCCTGGTTCAGCACCGTCTTCGGCCGCGATGGCATCATCACGGCGCTGGAATACTTATGGATCAATCCGGCCATGGCCCGCGCGGTACTCTCGTACCTGGCATCGCATCAAGCCGTGACGACGAGCGTCGAGCAGGATGCCGAGCCGGGCAAGATCCTGCACGAAACACGGCAAGGCGAGATGGCCGCGTTGGGCGAGATTCCTTTCGGCAAATATTATGGCAGCGTTGACGCCACGCCGCTGTTTGTCATGCTGGCCGGCGCTTACTACAACCGCACGGCCGACCAGGACTTTATCGCCACGATGTGGCCTCACATCGAGCGGGCCTTGGCTTGGATTGATCAATACGGCGATCAAGATGGAGACGGCTTCGTCGAATACGCGCGTCAGTCCAAGCACGGCCTGGTATCGCAAGGCTGGAAGGATTCTTTTGATGCCGTCTTTCATGCCGACGGGAGCCTCGCCGCGCCACCGCTGGCATTGGCCGAGGTGCAGGGATACGTGTACGCGGCCCGCACGGCGGCCGCGCAACTGGCCGAGGTGCTGGGTCTCTACCCGCGGGCCAAGGAACTGTGGGACGCCGCGAACCAATTGCGCGATGCGTTCGACGCCGCCTTCTGGTGCGACGACTTGAAGACCTACGCGCTTGCGCTCGACGCCCATAAGCGGCCCTGCAAAGTGCGCGCTTCCAACGCAGGGCACGATCTTT from Pirellulales bacterium includes these protein-coding regions:
- a CDS encoding amylo-alpha-1,6-glucosidase produces the protein MDEIIEVNNEFYILATSSRSDDHSRVLKHDDAFAVFDQYGDIQPVGLGEEGLYFGGTRFISRLKLTLNGRQPLLLSSTVLEDNSLLTVDLANPDLKSGEQIVLPRESVHILRSCFLWRGACYTALRARNYALHDVQMSLRVSLEADFADIFEVRGTKRQARGVLLPPEVGKDRLTLAYRGLDDVVRRTKLTFSPTPDRLNATAVWYDVQLGANEERTYYITAACQTNHAHEIAHFDQASAHSQQEFQDARRDDAMIWTSNAVFNAWIKRSAADLHMMATRTDAGPYPYAGVPWFSTVFGRDGIITALEYLWINPAMARAVLSYLASHQAVTTSVEQDAEPGKILHETRQGEMAALGEIPFGKYYGSVDATPLFVMLAGAYYNRTADQDFIATMWPHIERALAWIDQYGDQDGDGFVEYARQSKHGLVSQGWKDSFDAVFHADGSLAAPPLALAEVQGYVYAARTAAAQLAEVLGLYPRAKELWDAANQLRDAFDAAFWCDDLKTYALALDAHKRPCKVRASNAGHDLFSGIAHPERAPLVAKTLLSEDSFSAWGIRTVSTAEVRYNPMAYHNGSVWPHDNALIAHGFARYGLQHEALQVMHGLFDASTFFELHRMPELFCGFARRSGEGPTLYPVACSPQSWAAGAVFFLLQSCLGLSIDAPRRQVRFCRPALPEALTCVTIKNLRVGNAVADLVLDRYSHDVGISVTRKEGDLEIVAIK